The genomic segment CTGTCCCCGGCGGACCCTGTTCAGATCTACTGGGGAAAATGCCTTTCAACCTTGGTCTTTATCCTTATTTTTCAGGCCCTGTTGTGGCCTTTGTTCACCGTGCTTTACGGGTTCTCCCCGGTGAAGGGTCTGTTTTTTTCATGGGCGGGATTTGTTCTCGGGGATCTGGGATTCGTAGCCCTGGGGGTTCTCCTGTCCTCAATGACCATTCACCTGAGAAGCCGTGAGATGATCCTGCCCCTCCTTCTGTTCCCGCTGTGCCTTCCTGTTCTGGTTGGCGGTGTGCGTTGCACAACCATCGCCCTTACCGGCGGCGCTCCAGGGTTGGCCTGGATCTGGCTCGGACGGCTCCTGGCGTTCGACGTTATCTTCGTTTCCCTGGGGACCCTGCTGTTCCCGATGGTTGTGGAGGAGTGATGACTTCGTAAAAAGTCATCACTGCGCCCATTGAAGGGTGCCCAATTACGGTCCTATCAAGATTGATGACGTTATGCTATCAGGGTTAACGATTGCTGGAGGATGCGTATGAAGAAAATAATCGACTGGTCCCTGCCCCTCGCGGCCCTTTTTTTTATTGAGGCCGCCATT from the Deltaproteobacteria bacterium genome contains:
- a CDS encoding ABC transporter permease produces the protein MKAALAIARKDLVLELRGREVIVLLSVFGFLILTLFSLSAQAGSSALTELAPGVLWITFLFAGVLGLGRTFDRERENGCFHGLLLSPADPVQIYWGKCLSTLVFILIFQALLWPLFTVLYGFSPVKGLFFSWAGFVLGDLGFVALGVLLSSMTIHLRSREMILPLLLFPLCLPVLVGGVRCTTIALTGGAPGLAWIWLGRLLAFDVIFVSLGTLLFPMVVEE